A section of the Suncus etruscus isolate mSunEtr1 chromosome X, mSunEtr1.pri.cur, whole genome shotgun sequence genome encodes:
- the RPL10 gene encoding 60S ribosomal protein L10 isoform X1, with the protein MGRRPARCYRYCKNKPYPKSRFCRGVPDAKIRIFDLGRKKAKVDEFPLCGHMVSDEYEQLSSEALEAARICANKYMVKSCGKDGFHIRVRLHPFHVIRINKMLSCAGADRLQTGMRGAFGKPQGTVARVHIGQVIMSIRTKLQNKEHVIEALRRAKFKFPGRQKIHISKKWGFTKFNADEFEDMVAEKRLIPDGCGVKYIPNRGPLDKWRALHS; encoded by the exons ATGGGCCGCCGACCCGCCCGATG ttaCCGGTACTGTAAGAATAAGCCATACCCGAAGTCTCGTTTCTGTCGCGGTGTCCCAG ATGCTAAAATCCGCATCTTTGACCTGGGACGGAAGAAGGCCAAAGTGGACGAATTCCCACTCTGTGGCCACATGGTGTCTGATGAGTATGAACAGCTCTCTTCGGAAG CTCTGGAGGCTGCCAGGATCTGTGCCAACAAGTACATGGTGAAAAGCTGTGGCAAGGACGGGTTTCATATCCGAGTGCGACTCCATCCCTTCCATGTCATCCGTATCAACAAAATGCTGTCGTGTGCTGGGGCTGACAG GCTCCAAACAGGTATGCGGGGAGCCTTTGGAAAGCCCCAGGGCACTGTAGCCAGAGTCCACATAGGACAAGTCATCATGTCCATCCGCACCAAACTGCAGAACAAGGAACATGTGATTGAGGCTCTGCGTCGGGCCAAGTTCAAGTTTCCTGGTCGCCAGAAG ATCCATATCTCCAAGAAGTGGGGGTTTACCAAGTTTAATGCAGATGAGTTTGAGGACATGGTGGCTGAGAAGCGCCTCATCCCAGATGGCTGTGGGGTCAAGTACATCCCAAATCGTGGGCCTCTGGACAAATGGCGTGCACTGCACTCCTGA
- the RPL10 gene encoding 60S ribosomal protein L10 isoform X2 yields the protein MGRRPARCYRYCKNKPYPKSRFCRGVPDAKIRIFDLGRKKAKVDEFPLCGHMVSDEYEQLSSEALEAARICANKYMVKSCGKDGFHIRVRLHPFHVIRINKMLSCAGADRYAGSLWKAPGHCSQSPHRTSHHVHPHQTAEQGTCD from the exons ATGGGCCGCCGACCCGCCCGATG ttaCCGGTACTGTAAGAATAAGCCATACCCGAAGTCTCGTTTCTGTCGCGGTGTCCCAG ATGCTAAAATCCGCATCTTTGACCTGGGACGGAAGAAGGCCAAAGTGGACGAATTCCCACTCTGTGGCCACATGGTGTCTGATGAGTATGAACAGCTCTCTTCGGAAG CTCTGGAGGCTGCCAGGATCTGTGCCAACAAGTACATGGTGAAAAGCTGTGGCAAGGACGGGTTTCATATCCGAGTGCGACTCCATCCCTTCCATGTCATCCGTATCAACAAAATGCTGTCGTGTGCTGGGGCTGACAG GTATGCGGGGAGCCTTTGGAAAGCCCCAGGGCACTGTAGCCAGAGTCCACATAGGACAAGTCATCATGTCCATCCGCACCAAACTGCAGAACAAGGAACATGTGATTGA
- the DNASE1L1 gene encoding deoxyribonuclease-1-like 1, with amino-acid sequence MRSPVALFLLLLLVASGTEAFRICAFNTQRLTLTKVAKVLDTLVPIVARCDIMVLQEVVDSSGSAISLLLRELNRYGDSGPYEAVSSPLLGRSSYMEKYVYIYRKLKTKILNHYVYNDKDDLFAREPFVAQFTLPSKVLPSLVLVPLHTTPKAVEKELNALYDVFLDVTQHWQTEEVILLGDFNADCASLSRKRLNELVLRTEAGFQWAIGDDEDTTVRASTHCAYDRIVVHGQHCQSLLRAAKAFSFPSSFGLTEAEALNISDHYPVEVELSGTATKPQSLGLAMLLLPLVSLRLNPVA; translated from the exons ATGCGCTCCCCTGttgctctcttcctcctccttctcctcgtGGCCTCAGGGACTGAAGCCTTTCGGATCTGTGCCTTCAATACCCAGCGGCTGACCCTCACCAAGGTGGCCAAAGTGCTGGACACCCTTGTTCCG ATTGTGGCTCGCTGTGACATCATGGTGCTGCAGGAAGTAGTGGACTCTTCGGGCAGTGCCATCAGCCTCCTGCTTCGAGAACTCAATCG CTATGGTGACTCGGGGCCCTATGAAGCCGTGAGCAGCCCTCTGCTGGGGCGCAGCTCGTACATGGAGAAGTACGTGTATATCTACCG GAAACTCAAGACTAAGATCCTGAATCATTATGTGTACAATGACAAAGATGACCTCTTCGCCCGAGAGCCCTTTGTGGCCCAGTTCACACTACCCAGCAAGG TGCTCCCCAGCCTGGTGCTTGTGCCACTACACACCACTCCCAAGGCGGTGGAGAAGGAGCTGAACGCACTGTATGACGTTTTCCTGGATGTCACTCAGCACTGGCAGACTGAG GAAGTCATTCTCCTTGGGGACTTCAACGCTGACTGCGCTTCGCTGAGCAGAAAGCGCCTGAATGAGCTGGTGCTGCGGACTGAGGCGGGTTTCCAGTGGGCTATCGGTGATGATGAAGACACCACAGTGCGGGCCAGCACGCATTGTGCCTATGACCGCATTGTGGTGCATGGCCAGCACTGTCAGAGCCTGCTGCGGGCTGCCAAGGCCTTCTCGTTCCCCAGCAGCTTTGGGCTCACGGAGGCAGAG GCCCTGAACATCAGTGACCACTACCCAGTGGAGGTGGAGCTGAGTGGGACAGCCACCAAGCCACAGTCCCTGGGCCTGGCAATGCTGCTGCTGCCACTCGTTTCCTTGCGGCTGAACCCAGTGGCCTAA